A genomic region of Xiphophorus couchianus chromosome 9, X_couchianus-1.0, whole genome shotgun sequence contains the following coding sequences:
- the chaf1a gene encoding chromatin assembly factor 1 subunit A, with protein MLAAESSSVDEHLAASTPHRRGMDCKASNANKKLIQARLPFKRLNAEPKENQPPKRPCTHSCPGPADLDTQNENESSPLSERSGPPLVNGRGPLDGFLRRRCPASSASSDSKVVIDLTDDDKSSPVKRRGSPAPAASRPPAKTKQQRKDRTEAAGKHKDVTDTPETQTADFVLITDEEAEEEEEEEEDLATSVSQLDTTTQDSDSEPEEQNESGNKSTQSPSSASSMSESSPENTKTGDSTPTTTPKDPKTPTTPEIPAEEKKIKRRSLKSLQEQEERLRLRQEKERQKEEAKAAKEKKKEEARMLKEEKEREKREKKEKEEREKREKKEKEEKEKAERLKAKEELRKSKLEAKLEEKRKKEEEKRMKEEEKRLKEEKDRLKAEKAEITRFLQKPKIQQAPKTLAAACGKFAPFEIKGNMSLAPLCRVQCDDSVLEELDRCLLKPAENLNALKDWIGQKPRRSGRTEHRQADTLGDCIALDPSKPDDTPDRRRYGPMKLLQFHENYRPAYWGTWRKTSSHISPRCPLRQDKDLLDYEVDSDEEWEEEEPGESLSHSEGEEEEEGGEDDDDDDDGFFVPHGYLSDDEGALEEEDGGDLEKQKLRQTLKAREWDELMSSKKKMKVLEAVVRGCVWDEDGAGLEAFQPYAVCLIDPLPTVDNSSTPAELLQKGQREEQLLGQLLPLLHGNPNSGKVIISEFQEFCRHQSSSSSSSSPSELPSPQSPPENVPSRIQVRRLIKSNAVYEKRSSFKRCCWYVHADVLTRFGQDALSVPCKWTYLTAGARDESREEPQAATGSQGNSPTTPQAASAQLASNKRKSAGSMSITKFMKRCNDPEQVEAAETDGFQADTEDDYDEDCVIISTQTAPKKEKPSSEEDCSMVVDASETAALPTATLSSA; from the exons CTCGTCTCCCGTTCAAGCGCCTGAATGCCGAACCTAAAGAAAACCAGCCGCCGAAGCGTCCCTGCACCCATTCCTGTCCTGGACCGGCAGACCTGGACACCCAGAACGAGAACGAGTCGTCTCCTCTCTCCGAACGCAGCGGCCCGCCTTTGGTTAACGGCCGCGGCCCGCTGGACGGCTTCCTGAGGCGCAGGTGCCCCGCTTCCTCTGCGTCCTCGGACAGTAAAGTGGTCATCGACCTGACCGACGACGACAAATCGTCCCCCGTAAAGCGCCGCGGCTCCCCTGCTCCGGCCGCTTCTCGTCCCCCAGCGAAAACCAAGCAGCAGCGCAAAGACAGAACAGAGGCTGCTGGGAAACACAAGGACGTTACTGACACTCCTGAAACACAGACTGCAGACTTCGTCTTAATTACTGACGAAGAGgcggaagaagaagaagaagaggaggaggatctCGCCACATCTGTCTCCCAGCTGGATACTACTACTCAGGATTCAGACAGCGAGCCAGAGGAGCAGAATGAGTCGGGAAATAAGTCGACACAGTCGCCGTCATCGGCCAGCTCCATGTCTGAGAGCTCACCAGAAAACACCAAGACTGGCGACTCGACGCCAACCACTACACCTAAA GACCCAAAGACCCCCACCACCCCTGAGATACcagcagaggagaaaaagatCAAGAGGCGCTCATTAAAG AGTTTACAAGAGCAAGAAGAGCGGTTACGGCTGCGGCAGGAGAAGGAACGGCAGAAAGAAGAAGCCAAAGCTgcaaaggaaaagaagaaagaagaggcTCGCATGCtcaaagaggagaaagaaagggaaaaacgggagaagaaggaaaaggaggagcgggaaaaacgagaaaaaaaggagaaggaagagaaagaaaaggcgGAGAGGCTAAAAGCAAAGGAGGAGCTGCGGAAATCTAAGCTTGA GGCAAAGCTGGAGGAAAAACggaagaaggaggaagaaaagcgaatgaaggaagaagagaaacggttgaaagaagagaaagat CGCCTAAAAGCTGAGAAAGCAGAAATTACTCGGTTTCTACAGAAACCCAAAATCCAGCAGGCCCCAAAG ACTCTCGCAGCTGCGTGTGGGAAGTTCGCTCCATTCGAAATTAAAGGGAACATGTCTCTGGCGCCTCTGTGTCGGGTTCAGTGTGACGACTCGGttctggaggagctggaccGGTGTTTGCTAAAACCTGCCGAAAACCTGAACGCACTGAAAGACTGGATTGGACAAAAACCCAGACGGTCGGGACGCACCGAACACAGACAGGCGGACACGCTCGG GGACTGCATAGCATTGGACCCGTCTAAACCGGATGACACACCGGACCGCAGACGCTACGGACCgatgaagctgctgcagttcCACGAGAACTACCGTCCAGCGTACTGGGGCACCTGGAGGAAGACGAGCTCACATATCTCTCCCCGCTGCCCCCTCAGGCAGGACAAG GATTTGTTGGACTATGAGGTGGACAGTGATGAAGAATGGGAGGAAGAGGAACCCGGAGAGTCTTTGTCTCATAGTGAAGGG gaggaggaagaggaaggtggGGAGGATGACGACGACGATGACGATGGCTTTTTCGTTCCTCATGGCTACCTCTCAGACGATGAAGGTGCTCTGGAGGAGGAG GACGGCGGCGACCTGGAGAAGCAAAAACTGCGTCAGACACTGAAAGCCAGAGAGTGGGACGAGCTGATGTCCAgcaagaagaagatgaaggTGCTGGAGGCCGTGGTCAGAGGCTGTGTGTGGGACGAAGACGGAGCCGGTCTGGAGGCCTTCCAGCCTTACGCTGTGTGTCTGATCGACCCGTTACCCACTGTGGACAACAGCTCCACGCCCgcagagctgctgcagaaggGGCAGAGAGAGGAGCAGC TGCTAGGTCAGCTGCTCCCCCTGCTGCACGGAAACCCCAACAGCGGCAAAGTCATCATCTCTGAGTTCCAGGAGTTTTGCCGTCACCAGAGCTCCTCCTCGTCTTCGTCGTCACCGTCTGAGCTGCCCAGTCCTCAGAGCCCTCCAGAAAACGTCCCATCCAG GATACAGGTGAGGCGCCTCATCAAGAGCAACGCCGTTTACGAGAAGCGCTCCTCCTTCAAGCGCTGCTGCTGGTACGTGCACGCCGACGTCCTGACCCGCTTCGGCCAGGACGCTCTCTCAGTGCCGTGCAAGTGGACCTACCTCACCGCCGGAGCGCGGGACGAGTCCCGCGAAGAGCCCCAGGCGGCCACGGGTTCCCAGGGAAACTCTCCGACCACGCCCCAAGCTGCCTCCGCCCAGTTGGCCTCCAACAAGAGGAAGAGCGCCGGTAGCATGTCCATCACTAAGTTCATGAAGAGATGCAACGATCCTGAGCAG GTCGAAGCAGCGGAGACGGACGGTTTCCAGGCCGACACTGAGGATGACTATGACGAAGACTGTGTCATTATCTCCACACAGACCG CTCCCAAGAAAGAGAAGCCCTCCAGCGAGGAAGACTGTTCAATGGTAGTCGACGCCTCTGAAACCGCCGCTCTCCCCACCGCCACGCTCTCCTCAGCCTGA
- the ubxn6 gene encoding UBX domain-containing protein 6 isoform X1, whose product MKKLFDDFKKDIKFKSAGPGKKLTEDASSKPAVAPSSSSSKQSRHAPSEGAQMAGAAALARIEQKQRPKVHTSQDAIRNQVKRELEAEAAALAEKENAVTAEGSKVKDAACLSVSGVYFTCPLTGATLTKSQREVHIKEAILMRFEEDDIEASVMMVHTFNKDREKVKAAVDIISKYVDNICKNPSEEKYRKIKVSNKVFQEKVSPVEGSREFLQAVGFISVMLPVEAQEEEEEFLVLPEQSDDALELMKERRDRLQRGEPVRAQLDRQPQAFRPSPNAQRFELPPEFYNLSAEELKKEQQQRTELVEKNAMLRTKAMREREEQRERRKYNYALLRVRLPDGNLLQATFYAWDRLPALFEFVRESLVDGWQPFELIAPGGQKLQESEEVTLVECNLVPAALLTFAWDAAVQADIAAAGGKSSAALLKPELLERIQTLS is encoded by the exons ATGAAGAAGTTATTTGACGACTTTAAAAAGgacataaaatttaaatctgcGGGACCCGGGAAGAAGTTAACGGAAGATGCAAG CAGCAAGCCTGCGGTGGCGCcgagcagctccagcagcaagCAGAGTCGGCATGCTCCCAGCGAAGGAGCGCAGATGGCAGGGGCCGCGGCCCTGGCCCGGATCGAGCAGAAGCAGCGGCCCAAGGTGCACACCTCCCAGGACGCTATCAGGAACCAGG TTAAAAGAGAACTGGAGGCGGAGGCAGCAGCTCTGGCTGAGAAGGAAAATGCAGTCACAGCTGAG GGATCCAAAGTGAAAGACGCGGCCTGCCTCTCTGTGTCCGGCGTTTACTTCACCTGCCCTCTCACCGGAGCCACGTTAACCAAGAGTCAGAGGGAGGTGCACATTAAAGAGGCCATTCTGATG CGCTTCGAGGAGGACGATATCGAGGCTTCTGTTATGATGGTCCACACATTTaacaaagacagagagaaagtgaAGGCAGCTGTGGACATCATCAGCAA gtATGTTGACAATATATGTAAGAATCCATCAGAGGAGAAATACAGAAAGATAAAAGTTAGCAACAAGGTGTTCCAG GAAAAAGTAAGTCCTGTGGAGGGCAGTCGGGAGTTTCTGCAGGCTGTGGGCTTTATAAGTGTTATGCTTCCTGTAGAGGCCCAAG aggaggaagaggagttcCTGGTGTTGCCGGAGCAGAGTGACGACGCCCTGGAGCTGATGAAGGAGCGGAGGGACCGCCTTCAGAGGGGAGAGCCGGTCAGAGCCCAGCTGGACCGGCAGCCTCAGGCTTTCCGACCGTCTCCCAACGCGCAGCGCTTCGAGCTGCCGCCCGAGTTCTACAACCTGTCGGCGGAGGAGCTGaagaaggagcagcagcagag AACTGAACTGGTGGAGAAGAACGCCATGCTCCGCACAAAAGCcatgagggagagagaggagcagagggagaggaggaaatACAACTACGCCCTGCTCAGAGTCAGACTGCCTGATGGGAACCTGCTGCAAG CCACGTTTTATGCCTGGGACCGTCTGCCGGCACTCTTTGAATTCGTCCGGGAGTCTCTGGTGGACGGCTGGCAGCCGTTTGAGCTCATCGCCCCCGGAGGACAAAAGCTGCAGGAGTCTGAGGAGGTCACTCTGGTCGAATGTAACTTG GTGCCCGCTGCCCTGCTCACGTTTGCCTGGGATGCAGCCGTGCAGGCGGACATTGCCGCTGCAGGCGGGAAGAGCTCCGCCGCCCTCCTCAAACCGGAGCTGCTGGAGAGAATTCAAACCCTGAGCTGA
- the ubxn6 gene encoding UBX domain-containing protein 6 isoform X2: MKKLFDDFKKDIKFKSAGPGKKLTEDASKPAVAPSSSSSKQSRHAPSEGAQMAGAAALARIEQKQRPKVHTSQDAIRNQVKRELEAEAAALAEKENAVTAEGSKVKDAACLSVSGVYFTCPLTGATLTKSQREVHIKEAILMRFEEDDIEASVMMVHTFNKDREKVKAAVDIISKYVDNICKNPSEEKYRKIKVSNKVFQEKVSPVEGSREFLQAVGFISVMLPVEAQEEEEEFLVLPEQSDDALELMKERRDRLQRGEPVRAQLDRQPQAFRPSPNAQRFELPPEFYNLSAEELKKEQQQRTELVEKNAMLRTKAMREREEQRERRKYNYALLRVRLPDGNLLQATFYAWDRLPALFEFVRESLVDGWQPFELIAPGGQKLQESEEVTLVECNLVPAALLTFAWDAAVQADIAAAGGKSSAALLKPELLERIQTLS; encoded by the exons ATGAAGAAGTTATTTGACGACTTTAAAAAGgacataaaatttaaatctgcGGGACCCGGGAAGAAGTTAACGGAAGATGCAAG CAAGCCTGCGGTGGCGCcgagcagctccagcagcaagCAGAGTCGGCATGCTCCCAGCGAAGGAGCGCAGATGGCAGGGGCCGCGGCCCTGGCCCGGATCGAGCAGAAGCAGCGGCCCAAGGTGCACACCTCCCAGGACGCTATCAGGAACCAGG TTAAAAGAGAACTGGAGGCGGAGGCAGCAGCTCTGGCTGAGAAGGAAAATGCAGTCACAGCTGAG GGATCCAAAGTGAAAGACGCGGCCTGCCTCTCTGTGTCCGGCGTTTACTTCACCTGCCCTCTCACCGGAGCCACGTTAACCAAGAGTCAGAGGGAGGTGCACATTAAAGAGGCCATTCTGATG CGCTTCGAGGAGGACGATATCGAGGCTTCTGTTATGATGGTCCACACATTTaacaaagacagagagaaagtgaAGGCAGCTGTGGACATCATCAGCAA gtATGTTGACAATATATGTAAGAATCCATCAGAGGAGAAATACAGAAAGATAAAAGTTAGCAACAAGGTGTTCCAG GAAAAAGTAAGTCCTGTGGAGGGCAGTCGGGAGTTTCTGCAGGCTGTGGGCTTTATAAGTGTTATGCTTCCTGTAGAGGCCCAAG aggaggaagaggagttcCTGGTGTTGCCGGAGCAGAGTGACGACGCCCTGGAGCTGATGAAGGAGCGGAGGGACCGCCTTCAGAGGGGAGAGCCGGTCAGAGCCCAGCTGGACCGGCAGCCTCAGGCTTTCCGACCGTCTCCCAACGCGCAGCGCTTCGAGCTGCCGCCCGAGTTCTACAACCTGTCGGCGGAGGAGCTGaagaaggagcagcagcagag AACTGAACTGGTGGAGAAGAACGCCATGCTCCGCACAAAAGCcatgagggagagagaggagcagagggagaggaggaaatACAACTACGCCCTGCTCAGAGTCAGACTGCCTGATGGGAACCTGCTGCAAG CCACGTTTTATGCCTGGGACCGTCTGCCGGCACTCTTTGAATTCGTCCGGGAGTCTCTGGTGGACGGCTGGCAGCCGTTTGAGCTCATCGCCCCCGGAGGACAAAAGCTGCAGGAGTCTGAGGAGGTCACTCTGGTCGAATGTAACTTG GTGCCCGCTGCCCTGCTCACGTTTGCCTGGGATGCAGCCGTGCAGGCGGACATTGCCGCTGCAGGCGGGAAGAGCTCCGCCGCCCTCCTCAAACCGGAGCTGCTGGAGAGAATTCAAACCCTGAGCTGA